One region of Cryptosporidium parvum Iowa II chromosome 4, whole genome shotgun sequence genomic DNA includes:
- a CDS encoding phosphoacetyl glucosamine mutase: MSEFEERVTKVLIEKCGKLQSLRPLIYGTAGFRMNYEENPHRVEQVAMICTIIACLRSILEQKWVGVVITASHNPIQDNGVKIVDVTGSMLNKDFEQICFNAVNHEDASNPVRVLMHYFKEKLALGDDELNKIELSKAKLIVGFDTRPSSKYILESIERFISEFGISRFLNFGFTTTPQLHFMVAFANGLIIDRVPIDIKKTVMFENLIKDLEKCSNQNKSEMVSSFFEVYFAYHEYYFKQLVNLIQNDDHSFLFTQNSHLFFKAKPNKIENYKINENGILLVDVANGVGKYHADRVSKILSYAGLSLKMINCDNPEKLNDGCGAEHIQKNTLPPVGFYSYQDYDSDKVDYVAAFDGDADRLIYFVPNHFHKNDNSEIFLIDGDRISACYVLVVATLLSQSIREITVETDTIPTLCLGVIQTAYANGASTKYLNDLLSALNPKYFRFSINCVPTGVKHLHRKAEEYDIAVYFEANGHGTVIHKEDKLKSWVEEMSKFGINNNSCRLLTYFLNLFNPVIGDAISDMLAFEVARKFIQTRFGCKFSMRLYDDLNVIQDKVYLNRCDLETLICDKETEKFLVEPKAIQESIDNYISNLNDNYSRAFIRPSGTEEVARVYVESPTLERAKDIMGFIKDLLIKYFSKD; the protein is encoded by the coding sequence atgagcgaatttgaagaaagaGTGACAAAAGTTCTAATAGAAAAATGTGGAAAGTTACAAAGTTTAAGGCCATTAATATATGGAACAGCTGGATTCAGAATGAATTATGAGGAGAATCCACATAGAGTAGAACAAGTGGCTATGATTTGCACAATAATTGCTTGCCTAAGAAGTATTCTGGAACAAAAGTGGGTCGGGGTTGTAATAACAGCATCGCATAACCCAATTCAAGATAATGGAGTGAAGATTGTGGATGTTACAGGAAGTATGCTGAACAAAGATTTTGAGCAAATTTGCTTTAATGCTGTAAACCATGAGGATGCGAGCAATCCAGTGAGAGTATTGATGCATTATTTCAAGGAGAAGTTGGCATTAGGCGATGATGAGCTAAACAAAATAGAGCTTTCAAAAGCAAAACTAATAGTAGGTTTCGATACCAGACCatcatcaaaatatattctaGAGTCTATTGAGAGATTTATATCAGAATTCGGAATCTCGAGATTTTTAAACTTTGGATTTACGACTACTCCGCAGTTGCATTTCATGGTAGCATTTGCAAATGGATTGATCATCGACAGAGTTCCaattgatattaaaaaaactgTAATGTTCGAAAATCTTATTAAAGACTTGGAGAAATGTAGCAACCAAAATAAGAGTGAAATGGTCTCATCGTTCTTTGAGGTTTACTTTGCCTATCATGAATATTACTTTAAACAGTTAGTGAATTTGATACAAAATGATGATCACTCATTCCTTTTTACTCAAAATAGccatcttttttttaaggCAAAACCCAacaaaattgaaaattacaagataaatgaaaatgggATCTTGTTGGTAGATGTGGCGAATGGCGTGGGAAAATACCACGCTGATAGGGTTTCAAAGATACTATCTTATGCTGGTTTGAGTCTAAAAATGATTAACTGCGATAATCCTGAAAAACTTAATGATGGCTGCGGAGCAGAacatattcaaaaaaataccCTCCCTCCTGTTGGGTTCTATTCTTACCAAGATTATGATTCAGATAAAGTTGACTATGTTGCGGCTTTTGATGGGGATGCTGACAGATTGATATACTTTGTACCTAATCATTTTcataaaaatgataattctgaaatttttttgattgatGGAGATAGAATTTCAGCATGCTATGTTCTTGTGGTTGCTACCCTATTAAGTCAATCCATAAGAGAGATAACAGTTGAAACAGACACAATTCCCACTTTGTGTTTAGGTGTAATCCAAACAGCATATGCTAATGGAGCTAGTACCAAGTATCTAAATGATTTACTTAGTGCattaaatccaaaatatttcaGATTTTCTATTAACTGTGTCCCAACTGGAGTTAAGCATCTCCACAGAAAAGCAGAAGAATATGACATTGCAGTATATTTCGAGGCAAATGGCCATGGAACTGTAATTCACAAAGAAGACAAGTTAAAATCATGGGTTGAAGAGATGTCAAAATTTGggataaataataattcatgcAGATTATTAACTTATTTCCTGAACTTGTTTAATCCTGTAATTGGAGATGCAATCTCTGATATGCTTGCATTTGAAGTTGCAAGAAAATTTATACAAACCAGATTTGGCTGCAAATTTTCTATGCGCCTTTATGACGATCTTAATGTCATTCAAGATAAAGTCTATTTAAATAGATGCGACCTCGAGACTCTAATATGTGATAAAGAAACAGAAAAATTTCTAGTTGAACCAAAAGCAATACAGGAAAGCATTGATAATTATATCTCAAATTTGAACGATAATTACTCCAGAGCATTTATAAGACCATCAGGCACTGAGGAAGTTGCAAGGGTATATGTAGAATCACCAACATTAGAAAGAGCAAAAGATATTATGGGATTTATCAAGGATCTACTCATCAAGTACTTTTCTAAagattaa
- a CDS encoding pleckstrin homology (PH) domain containing protein has translation MGDLSHSSNLKTDYLERSASMVQELIEHEYVSGYLKKWSPVIGRGWQSRYFALLEQDRTLVYWAKKPSFRDEQPRGSINLKIVENVFADGPLGITLSTPHRDYQLRASTPTEKDKWMDAIILWTLKSRKYRSKAEDSKNFRFSNMLIEATQSCLHYIVESFLKPFKKSATRAIEVGPETLSNSNKKKFLKDRGLYNVICKAWMVSRELKGNRASSKRKGNLNYLRDGLETRAVSALSIDKEYQFNEILMQKELDDCRCRESNQNQQLCEDTPFGNMTHQSHPRFGVTSPTLSMESSENSQDSEVFCSLTEIEDVSMGCEADEILIPFDSALCIYDHNCPPTIEEDEEYVRLKQHKYSLQLSELMLNQLSNLSNEAFLDNCIFGLVYIKRSNPIIPSLQSNNIFWALMISSRSLSDSHQIYPSPLLSEKTILGDCLSLYREVRISSSKNSVTSSSKYSYNHSRTQSQSNRDSIPVLGVIKKSHISKSSMDGIMNANESGLKTEVKYVDHKTQIDNTLFSPLGNNFLNNLNVDIGNGSVHIGINNQTMDPYGFLLDTLYLYYPRNESKNPVHMLDPGLIISVGTISESVNGFSFSVSYLGSSVIEDYIASDLEFNDDSPSNIPFSNGTNFAPSIEKEPITLEFCTRSWRDAKAWRYSLLVARKSKMADNSYEEAATKNCQYENRNSCGRGKCVHTDDHHAKGQNYHCFDSCPTLTTTASSSARTSHGYYLTNYRRNISNFALHR, from the coding sequence ATGGGCGACTTAAGTCATTCGTCAAATTTAAAGACGGATTATCTGGAGAGATCGGCTTCAATGGTTCAGGAATTAATTGAGCATGAATACGTTTCTGGATATCTTAAGAAATGGAGTCCAGTAATAGGTAGAGGTTGGCAGAGTAGGTATTTTGCTCTTCTAGAACAGGACAGAACATTGGTGTATTGGGCAAAGAAACCCAGTTTTAGAGATGAGCAACCTCGTGGATCAATTAATCTTAAGATCGTAGAAAATGTATTTGCTGATGGCCCGCTTGGAATAACCCTAAGCACGCCGCATAGAGACTATCAACTTAGAGCGTCGACCCCAACTGAAAAGGACAAGTGGATGGATGCCATCATACTTTGGACCCTAAAGAGCAGAAAATACCGGTCGAAAGCTGAAGACTCAAAAAATTTCCGATTTAGCAATATGCTAATAGAAGCAACTCAGTCATGTCTGCATTATATAGTGGAGAGTTTTCTGAAGCCATTCAAGAAATCTGCGACAAGAGCCATAGAGGTTGGTCCTGAAACACTATCTAACTcgaataaaaaaaagttccTAAAGGATCGTGGATTATACAATGTGATATGTAAGGCTTGGATGGTTTCTAGAGAATTAAAGGGAAATAGAGCCAGTTCAAAGAGAAAAGGAAACTTGAATTATCTTAGAGACGGACTTGAAACGAGAGCTGTCTCTGCTCTGTCAATTGATAAGGAGTATCAATTTAATGAGATATTAATGCAAAAGGAACTCGATGATTGTCGTTGTCGCGAATCCAATCAGAATCAGCAGTTGTGTGAGGATACTCCTTTTGGGAATATGACTCATCAGAGCCACCCCAGGTTTGGGGTGACTTCTCCCACTTTGAGCATGGAGAGCTCGGAAAATAGTCAAGATTCCGAGGTATTTTGTTCTCTTACTGAGATTGAAGACGTTTCAATGGGATGCGAAGCTGATGAAATTTTGATACCTTTTGATAGTGCTTTGTGTATATATGATCATAACTGTCCTCCTACGATAGAGGAAGATGAGGAGTATGTTAGACTTAAGCAGCATAAGTATAGCCTGCAATTATCAGAACTCATGCTTAATCAGCTTTCAAATCTTTCAAATGAGGCATTTCTGGATAATTGTATCTTTGGGCttgtttatattaaaagaagtAATCCAATAATACCTTCTTTACAAAGtaacaatatattttggGCATTAATGATCAGTTCTAGATCACTCTCTGATTCTCATCAAATTTACCCATCTCCACTATTAAGTGAGAAGACTATTTTAGGTGATTGCCTTAGTTTATATAGGGAGGTCAGAATTTCCTCTTCTAAAAATAGCGTCACATCCAGCTCCAAGTACAGCTATAATCATAGTCGAACTCAAAGCCAAAGTAATAGAGATTCTATCCCTGTGCTTGGGgttattaaaaaatctCATATATCAAAGTCCTCGATGGATGGAATTATGAATGCGAATGAATCTGGACTCAAGACTGAAGTCAAATACGTTGATCATAAGACCCAAATTGATAATACCTTATTCTCTCCATTGGGAAATAATTTCCTGAACAACTTAAATGTCGACATTGGTAATGGTAGCGTGcatattggaattaataaCCAGACTATGGACCCATATGGATTCCTTCTTGATACATTATATCTCTATTATCCAAGGAATGAATCAAAGAACCCTGTCCATATGCTTGATCCTGGACTTATTATTTCTGTTGGAACCATCTCTGAGAGTGTTAATGGTTTTAGCTTTTCAGTCTCATATCTTGGCTCATCTGTCATTGAGGATTATATTGCTTCTGATTTAGAGTTCAACGATGACTCACCGTCCAATATACCATTCTCAAATGGCACAAATTTTGCTCCATCTATCGAAAAAGAGCCAATTACTCTTGAGTTTTGTACTAGGTCTTGGAGAGATGCCAAAGCCTGGAGATATTCGCTTTTGGTTGCTAGAAAATCCAAAATGGCCGATAACTCTTATGAAGAAGCCGCCACAAAAAATTGTCAGTatgaaaatagaaattcaTGTGGAAGAGGAAAATGCGTGCATACTGATGACCACCATGCCAAGGGCCAAAATTACCATTGTTTTGATTCCTGTCCAACATTAACAACTACAGCTAGTAGCAGTGCCAGAACCAGTCATGGTTATTATTTGACCAATTATAGGAGGAATATATCAAACTTTGCTCTACATAGATGA
- a CDS encoding Noc3 like protein involved in nuclear export of pre-ribosomes: MEIEEKYERARRATQFAKWSDNADTLTGLPILDNKRKGWHIPTNNVNKKAKQDLEGDNTGKSQENMQILSKTELRRLKDLKKKEAAKLKKVKQNKVNDNDDNFNNEIVSIKRPKDVAKICDLVMADPENNIELLTVLLEYCEKNWNSSNLNKSTVNFPIELCIISLLIVVKDLVPGYKISSQIIGLEGAGSDASNDKVSLRKETQKIHSFERKILNIYKRTCLLLKKILGFGVKNNTTITKNKSAILRSTMDLLDATYHFNHHTILLRMIILFLMSGNEEDLQTRSCLSYCCEGLTNMLANDASLETGVEAVNMIHETLFNRKSKKNAANMFTLSKWILIPFTKYAPWHRIEESRSEFRRIFGPNTNTISKEIIDEIQQTSTTRVKVEILIEREEQILKHLFTFYSKVLLLDLDELEHVYLGISQYSNRISLKIRSELIEIIKGKLYKSDNLKWKSFVMVLKCCFSLLQRGNQLNEQQLEDNSWILRYLVLRLEKEHLKMKNILNSPKKADSNYLKEMSISLQDKELPTVILNTSIFSSSNSSYLYRLIIVIAEISLVLCKSGEVDSSIFLIKLCGQIIIKFPKLRVLLDPEGIPCNDFPIDANCILSAWKYQEVSLYYIFNEIIENNNSNATLKLGCNMLLSESADNTVRKNAVISIRRYFGRKETFPAGDDEPSKSAIEELKPLYYILKLVNM, translated from the coding sequence AtggaaattgaagaaaagtACGAAAGAGCAAGAAGAGCCACTCAGTTTGCAAAATGGTCGGATAATGCGGATACTCTAACAGGGTTACCTATTTTAGATAACAAGAGAAAAGGGTGGCATATTCCTACAAACAATGTAAATAAGAAGGCAAAACAAGATCTGGAAGGGGATAATACGGGGAAAAGTCAAGAAAATATGcaaattctttcaaaaaCTGAGTTGAGACGTTTAAAAGATCTAAAAAAGAAGGAAGCTGCTAAGTTAAAGAAAGTTAAACAGAATAAAGTTAATGACAATGACgataactttaataatgaaattgttTCAATAAAAAGACCAAAAGATGTTGCAAAAATTTGTGATTTGGTAATGGCTGACccagaaaataatattgaattgcTCACAGTACTTTTAGAGTATTGCgaaaaaaattggaattcaagtaatttaaataagagTACTGTGAATTTCCCGATTGAGCTTTGCATTATTTCTCTTTTGATAGTTGTGAAAGATCTTGTTCCTGGATATAAGATTTCAAGTCAAATAATTGGTTTAGAAGGCGCAGGTTCTGATGCTTCAAATGATAAAGTAAGTCTCAGAAAAGAAACTCAAAAAATACACTCTTTTGAGAGGAAAATtctcaatatttataagaGAACATGCCTTCTACTAAAGAAAATACTTGGGTTTGGtgttaaaaataatacaacCATCACTAAAAACAAATCTGCCATTTTAAGGTCAACGATGGATTTACTTGATGCGACATATCACTTCAATCACCATACTATATTACTTAGAATGatcatattatttttaatgtcaggaaatgaagaagatcTTCAGACGAGATCTTGCCTTTCTTACTGTTGTGAAGGATTAACAAACATGTTAGCCAACGATGCATCTCTTGAAACAGGAGTTGAAGCAGTGAATATGATACATGAGACTTTATTTAACAGAAAGAGTAAGAAGAATGCCGCAAATATGTTCACACTTTCAAAATGGATCCTTATACCATTCACTAAATACGCTCCTTGGCATAGAATAGAAGAGTCAAGGAGTGAATTTAGGAGGATTTTTGGTCCAAACACCAACACCATTAGCAAGGAAATTATTGATGAGATACAACAGACAAGTACAACTAGAGTAAAGGTTGAGATACTTATAGAAAGAGAGGAACAAATTTTAAAGCACCTTTTCACGTTTTACTCGAAAGTTTTACTTTTGGATTTGGATGAACTTGAACATGTTTATCTAGGAATATCTCAGTATAGTAATAGGATAAGCTTGAAGATAAGATCTGAgttaattgaaattataaaaGGAAAGCTCTATAAGAGTGATAATCTAAAATGGAAAAGTTTTGTAATGGTACTTAAATGTTGCTTTTCTTTACTTCAAAGAGGAAACCAACTTAATGAGCAACAACTTGAAGATAATTCTTGGATTTTGAGATATCTTGTTTTAAGACTTGAGAAAGaacatttaaaaatgaagaatattcTCAATTCTCCTAAAAAAGCTGATTCTAATTACTTGAAAGAGATGAGTATTTCCCTTCAGGATAAAGAGCTACCAACAGTCATTCTTAATACAAGCATTTTTTCAAGTTCTAATTCGAGCTATCTTTACCGTCTCATAATTGTTATCGCAGAAATTTCACTCGTATTGTGCAAATCTGGTGAAGTTGATTCGAGtattttcttaattaaGCTTTGCGgtcaaataattatcaaatttcCGAAGCTTAGAGTTCTTTTAGATCCAGAAGGCATTCCATGTAATGACTTCCCAATTGATGCAAATTGTATATTATCTGCATGGAAATACCAAGAAGTCTCTTTATATTACATTTTTAACGAAATAATagagaataataattcaaacgCAACACTTAAATTGGGTTGCAATATGCTTTTATCTGAATCTGCTGATAATACTGTTCGAAAAAATGCGGTTATTTCAATAAGGAGATATTTTGGTAGAAAAGAAACCTTCCCTGCTGGCGATGATGAGCCCTCAAAAAGTGCGATTGAAGAGCTCAAGccattatattatattttgaaacTAGTTAATATGTAA